In the genome of Crassaminicella thermophila, the window CATTTTTCTAGTTCCTGAACCTTTTTCTCTTAAAATAATTCTTTCATCAAATAAAAATTCAATATTGATTTTTTCTATTTTATTATATTTATCAGAATTAGGTGCAATAAATACAAGATGGTCTTCTAAAATATCAATGTAATTTAGTTTTTTTGTATCATCTATTGCCCCTACGAAACCAAAATCGATTTTACCATTTAAGATATCATTTACAACTTGCTGTGAATCATAATGGAGTAGATTATATTTTACATGGGGATAAATTTTGTTAAAAGCACTCAGAAGTGGAGGGAGAATATATTGCTCAGGGATGGTACTACAAGCAATTTCTAAAGTTCCTTCTATTTTGTCCTTAAATGCTTCTAAAGAAAATAATGCATGTTCTCTTTTGTTTAATATTTCAACAGCGTGGCTAAATAAAAGTTCGCCAGCTTTTGTTAAAGTTACTTTTTTATTTGAACGATTGATTAATATGGTGCTTAATTCATTTTCTAGATTTTGAATGTGATTGCTGATTGTTGGTTGGGTTAAAAAAAGACGATCTGCTGCTTTTGAAAAACTTTTTAGTCGTGCAATGGTAACAAAAGTTTCAAGTTGTCTAAAATCCATGTTTTCACCCCTAAGTAAATCTTCACAAATCA includes:
- a CDS encoding selenium metabolism-associated LysR family transcriptional regulator; its protein translation is MDFRQLETFVTIARLKSFSKAADRLFLTQPTISNHIQNLENELSTILINRSNKKVTLTKAGELLFSHAVEILNKREHALFSLEAFKDKIEGTLEIACSTIPEQYILPPLLSAFNKIYPHVKYNLLHYDSQQVVNDILNGKIDFGFVGAIDDTKKLNYIDILEDHLVFIAPNSDKYNKIEKINIEFLFDERIILREKGSGTRKMFEQILHLHNISLEQLNIVAYIENTEAIKQCVRNGLGITMISELAIRDELRYNMVKKLELENIDTSRKFYFVYHKPRILSPLAETFKHFMLENKNFYI